In Vicia villosa cultivar HV-30 ecotype Madison, WI linkage group LG7, Vvil1.0, whole genome shotgun sequence, the DNA window ACTGTAATAACGTATGTCGGTTGTAAGAGACCAGATGTTGCAGCACACATGTTAGAACATCGGGTTCCACATGTGCCCCTTCTGCACCAGAACTAGCTTGAACAAACTATGTGTTGTTTTGCATAATGCAGTAAATCCCAAAAGAAACTTCAAATGTTTAATACAATTTCTCATCTCATTCTTTCATGTAACTACTCCactatctattattaataaggttattttagtaaatgatattcattttatcattaaaatcaacagaATTAATCATTATCTTAAAAAGCGTGAAAATTGCAAAGaagacacctattgtgagacgaAAGAAGTATTTTTTAATTCCAAATGAAAAGAAAATTGAATGTTTAGTTGTCAATTTAATGATTAGTGTCATAACATACTCTAATGACTTAAATTGTAAATAGAGTTGtattaaacttttaaaaatatttgattaacaaaataaatagaaattctaccaaataattatattaagtattgataattaaaaaaaactatgatATAAACTggaacaaatattttataaaattttatttaacaaaaattAAATGGTGATAAATTTTAAAGTCTCTGTATTAATCCCTTTTGGACAccctcaaaaataattttgactaTAAAGATACTTTAGAGCATCAAACACCCAAATTGTGTTTTAGAAAAGTTGAACAACATGATTCATTCTAAGTATAACAAAacatatttgaaaacaaaatatcTTAAATAGGGCAACATCACTTTCATATTCTCTTATATATGGTGAATATATTTTCTTTCATATATTATTACAAAATTCACCACTTATATTTGCCCAATTGCCCTTATCATATCATATAAGCATATTTCATATCAATGTCTTCATCACTTGGAGTGACACTCTGCCTCCAAGTCCCCAACTTGCCTAGCCAACTatataaaaagagaaaataagcTTAATTAATATACAACAACTTAAAAATACATcttgtaaaaaaattaattaagttattacCTGAAAATAAGCTTCAAGCTTCTTTTTTAGTGAAGCatattctttttttaattgatGAAAACTCTTCAGGCATCTGTATATTCAGACATGAATATTagtatcatttttttttaaaactaaaatttacaaattgaatgataaaaatatcaatttatttgattaattttttaaaattgaagaaaatagttTACCCTTCAATATTTCCAGCACTACAATATTCCCTAAAGAGATTGCACTCAGCTTTCACCTTTTTGGCTCCAATGCTgcaacaaatttaaataaaagaattagataattaggattattaaaatattattaattgttattattataattttggaaaattttatgTAATTACCTTGAACTACTTCCTGTGAACTGATGCATAAGGGTGTCTAGTTTGTTGAAATCCAACATGTTCCTCTCTTTTCTGTATATATAATTTGCAACAAAAaaataatgttaattttaatcatatagtaaaattaaaagaaaaagttatcATGAAAATACAAAGAATGGTGAAATGGATGAACTTACAAAGCTTGTTCTATGCTTGTAATAAGACGAAGTGAATCGCGGTAGTAAAGAGTGACAATTTCTTCGACAAAGTTAGGATTAGCATCATCTTGTAATTCTTCTAGTTGGATAAATTGTTCATCAAGTAAtccctataaaaaaataataatacgaATGAGACATTTACAATAAAACAATTCAACATACAATAAATTCTAATAAAGTGTGGCTATTTTGAGTACATTTAATAGGAGTATATATACAAAGGTGATTTAGGATGGATTACAATGTATATTatgttaaatttaaattttatcctTAATCATGAGTTAAATATGACTATTTGTTAAAATGTATAAGTCAGACTATCGCATgtgatttttgtaaaaaaaaattgcagTTAAATTGCACAGAACTcgattgtataaaataatattaagaaggAGATTGTATAAAACAATATTAAGAGGATGAGTTACCTGGTCAAAGAGAGACTGTTTCATTGCAACAAGTTGCCTACGAGATTTGGTATTTCTCTCCATTTGAAAAATAGAAGCTTAATATTGTGATTGAATTGGATGATAGTATATGAAGAAAGAAGTGGATTTTATAGCACAAAAAAGATGTTACATTACACGTGTCTAGAAACTAACAAGTGAGAAGCTTAAAAGCATTGCCTTTTATATTTTGAGAGTGGTGTGGGGCTTGTAGCAAATTCGAATACTTTGCATGTGCATGCATTATGTTTTAGACATTTGGGAGTGAAATGAAATATCTGTATGTCAAATGAAAAGGACCACTTTCATCTATCAACCACTAATAGGAGAGTAtattctattattcatcaatcatagtttttgttttgatttttaggCCATCCTTCCCGCACAAATATAGATATTATAATTAGTCATTGAAAAATAAGGAGTTCGCAGTTGAATCAATTTTAAAGTAGAAATTTATTCattcaaaattaaatttattagtgatttgatttagttttagatgttaaatttttttattcaattcaatataATTATGGTTTACAAAATATGGTTAGgaattattcaaataaataaatcttttttaaaatgaaatattattttcaaaatgaaaaaaaaagaaaatttctttacccacctccctatgggagattcatctccgaagtttttttttttttaaatttttttatgtttcgaaaatgcatttccgaaatgcatcaaaattcatttattttttacaatcaggtaagaaatgtggacacatgtgcctacgtaagccttctaagacggttaccttctaagaaatgtggtaacactttcctacttaaaagcctacgtaacaaaaattgggaagctccacagccacgccctatttaaaagaataaaaaaccttttgaaatttcgaagttcccttttccttctccccaccactctcagacggttaacttctaaaacactttcctatttaaaagcttctcacccatttttctttcaaaatatcccaaatcattttcgatcctaagtcttcttctttgctttaacgttttctatctcttgttactgctttcatcacaatgtctcgccgcggtggaggaaatcatcccgaaaatcgtcggagtcaaccatctcctgcacattctcaaaaatcatccatcaatgctgcaggatcaggccgtggtggtggtggccgtggctctcgcggtggacgtacctccaatccttcttcctccggacatccacctcctccgtcatatgctccggccccgggtacctctcctccgtctgttgttgcagctccggttgttcgtccatctgtttcagcgccgtttgttccatctgtcgcagcgccgattgcttccttgagttcggctctgatctccatcgagagcctgactgccgaagttaaacagaaggctactctagagtcggctccgtcgtctcagaaggaaaattgggaaggaaaattgggaaggaaaattcaagttcgtgctaatcattttcagttgcgagtggctgataaggatctacaccactatgatgtaagtatagtttgctcataagttttttgttgttgtttattatgttggtaagttacaatgtggtatggatttctagaggatcaggactttctaacccGTTGCAACGTCTCCTccatcgttcttgtttgttatttttcttctgtccagaccttttttcggaagtgcatttccgaattcctccaagaggggtgagttcggagatgaacttccgaaacaccacattttctgaaaatgtaactttatttcggagatgcatctccgaaatcaatattttatattaaaaaaaacacgttttcggaagttcatttctgaaaacacatttttttcaaaaaaaagtaccttttcggaaatgaacttccgaaacaaggggtagtgttgtaaattcatcaggggtgagcaagaaggttaagaggtgggtgaagaaatttaaaaaaaaaaagctacaaaatttaatctaataaaACACTCTACgtacaaataataaatatatataaaaaattctaaCAACATTATAGATTAACGATTTTCATCAATAAAAGATAAAttgttaaatatatttaaaaatttttcaaattaaatttagTTAAGCATTTTTATTTTTCGTTCTTCTAAAAATTTTCGTTAAAGAATCGTCCCTCTAAAGTTAGAACTCATGCAATTTAGCAGCGACTTTTACAACTTTATAACTTCGCACTTTTTTGCAACACACACTAAGATTTAAGGCTCGCAATCTCAGATCCTCTAATATGTCCTCCCCACCCCCACCTtattttttgtgggcttttgcaaACACGgatatttgaataaaattttatatCTTTAAGCCTAAAAGATGTAAAGCTCGTAGACATTTCCCACCATGTCCTTATTTTTTGGCGAAACAGGTCAAAGTTTTAGGCCCGCACCCTTAACTATGTCGCCCCGCCTCGCCccgtctttttttttcttttccggGCGAGTCTAAACGTGATGGgaatgcccgtttgccacccgtATTTATGACTGAATTAGCTATGATTTTTTAGCAACAATTTACTATTTAATGACTGAATTAACGACAGTTTTAGTAGAGAGACTAAAAGTTAAAATTTCTAAGTTTAGAAAGACGATTGTTCAACAAAAGTTTTtagagagaagaaaaataaaaatatataactttAGAGGGActttaaacatatttaactcaaaaataaatattaaaaacataaataaataacactTTATAAAATGTGAAATTTCCAAACAACtctaaataagataaaattatttagaaaataaGATTTTTATCCGAATGTTTACATAATTGACGTAATTCATtaccaaaatttatttgcttATTATTTGCAATGGTGGTTTGTGtttcacttatttatttttaccTCTTACATTTTTCTCTTCCTTCTTTTGCTACAATaatgttttattaatttttcctcttattttatatttattatctttaaaggagaaaaaataattgaaaaaagagGATTCAAGTTCCATTTTTATACTTGTTGGTGGAAGTATATATGTCTCCCTTTCTAATTAGGTAATTGATCAATCAATTCAAAAGTGTGTACATGTGTTTCTTTTTTAAGTAGAGATTTCTATAAAAGTTCGGTTCCCACTCAAGGAGAATgtagaatatttatttattatcaagtGAATAATTAATCAACAAATAAAATGTTTGATGTAACTAATAAAAGTTTTACtactattttcttttcattttttttcaattttttttatttttatttttcaatttatctATCAATAGATTACATATCCAATTAATTCTATAATTTCATATCACataatttaaattagtttttttttaaaaatatattaatagttTTAAGAGCGTACTACTAAAagaaagtaaataaatatatacgAGAGTGTTTTctctgttatttttatttttttaatttattataaatagttttttttaactaaattattGTAAGTGGACATTGGTTGATTTAttgctaaataaaaaataacagtcAACTCATATTTGCAtagttaataatttttatatttatttgttttttttctacttttgaaaattaaaaaagtaaaattaaaattaaacaataataataataatatataaaaaaaaaatcagatactacattatatatatatatatatatatatatatatatatatatatatatatatatatatatatatatatatatatatatataactcgtAAAAACTTTTCGTCATAGATTTTAATGTCATGGATTTTAAcaacatattttaatataaactcTTTTAGAATATTTGTATTCTGTTTAGAAATTAGAGATAAGTGATTAAGAGACGAAATAAAGTTGAGATACGTGGATAAGGTGAATTAGATTTTTGGTGTGGTGGATCGAACCTCTGGTGCGGTGATTAAGGGTAGATTTGTAAGATTAGCATTTTGATGTCTAAGTTAGtgaatgattaaaaaataatttgagtCAGAAGGAATTAAATATCTTAAATGGTGCCATAGGCTTGTGATTTAGAGTCTTGTGTGGGTGTCCGTTGGATGAGATCCAACAATGAAAGGTGTGTTGGAGGCCGAAATCCTATGCTTTCCCTTGGGTGAGGAATTATATGTTTCACGCATCTTTCTGCGTGATGCTTAATATTGGGCTTTTTATTTTGGGCCTTGTGAGCGGCCTATAACAGTTGCCTCCTAAGTCCTTATTCATACTACTAAAGTGGGAGTTTGTCGTACATGTCTTTGGTTTGACCTCTGAAAGAAAGAAGTGGAAGAACTTCGATGGGACATTAATGACATTGAAAACAAACACATTAAATTCCCCCGTGACTAGCAATGTTGTGTTTCCATTTGCCATTACATATTCCCTTTGAAAACTGATAAATTAGCTAAAAATTGCGTTGATGTTGTATTATGTTTGCCACTACATATTCTTTCTGAATCGCAACTGGGCTCGCTGATACCAGTTTGTTGGAACAATTAGGATTTTCAAGATATTGAagatgtgtgtgagagagagagaatattattattagttaaataTACAACACTCCCTGTAATATTAGCAAAATTTGATTTTAGCCCCTagtaaagttttttttgtaatcacCCCTTGCAATTTCCATACTCCTTCAAATACCCCCTAACTGTCACATTGCAACAAAGATCCTCTCTTACTACCTACATGGCAGTCCACATGGtattttcttttaactttttgttttttatttttaaaaaaacctttttttatatataatttactgtttttattatgagggggtaaatcaaaattcgctaacattacagggggtaaaATACgctaacaataataaaattataaaaaattcaaaaaaaattcaaaaaaaaattccacgtggatttaaataatgattaaaaattaaaatacctAGTGGACTGCCACGTAGACAACAAGAGAAAATCTTTGCTGCAATGTGCCAGTCAGGGGGTCCTTGAAGGAATCTGGAAATTGCAAGGGGGAGATtgcaaaaaaaaaacctttaccagggacgaaaatcaaaactCGCTAATTGTTTGTGTAGAGTCAGAACAGATGGCCAGCCGCGACGATGTGCTCTTCGGTGATAGTTGAGCAGAAaaaaggggttgtacctgcaaggcactccgatacCAAAGTAAGAAAGAGAACGAAGGTACAACTGAAAGTATAAGATTTTGGGTAAAGTTTgaattaccttgccctctaggtGCAAAAGGCTATTTATATTGTTCTCTTTAGTGTGTGACTTGGTCAAGCTATATTTTTGGGCTGACCGCGTTTCCATGGCCCAAAATATAGGTGATAGTTGAACAAGTCTTAATGTATCCTGGCAGCCTGAACTAGCCGTTGGCGGGGACAAGAGAGTTACTGTGCTCGGATGATCCCTTGGTATAAGGAGATTGTCCTTCAGATGTACTCGGATAGGGGTAAAAGAGAAACTATGGCCTCTGTTTGCTCAAGCGAGTGGGACAATGTTTATTGGACCGTTTTTATGTTTATGAGTGGATTGAGCTAATTCTAATAATTGGGTTAGTCCAGAACACTAATGTTATAAACGAatgttgtatatttaaccctattattACAAAATTGTTATTATTTACATCATAACATACCGActtataaacaacaaaaacatacaAAATACTTCAGAATACTTCCAATGTTGTCTACAACTACTTTGACAAGGTCGAGTCCAAATACATCAAATACAATTCACCTACTAATATACTGAACAAATACAATTCACCTACTAATATACTGAACTACATCTTCTAACAACTCTCACTCCACACAACACACTGCAATTAATATCGAGTTTGCGTAATTCTTATCCTCTTTTCTTAATATATCTATTTGTTGTTCCAGCAAATAAAGATTCGGTGATGAGAAAATCACAAAGTGGAGAATAATCGACACCAAGTGATCGACCAAAAGAGGAAACCAATTAAGGTAGAAAAAAATTCCCTATGATTAATTAATGATAATGACACAAGATATTTTTCATGTGGTTACCGTCATGTTCCTCTTGCAACTTCAAGAAAGCAACATGTTAGTAGTTATAAAGGAGTAATAACTAATAAGTGTTGGAGAAGTTATACTCTTTCTATTCTCCTTTTTTATTCCTGAAAATATCATTTAATTACATTAAAAATCTCACACATGGACATGCAGCTCCAACAGCTTTGCTTCATTTGTATGTGTGTTGTCACATCTACTTCTTTGTAAAGTGTTAAAAAATCAGCTTAATGTTTTGAGTGGATTATATAGGGAACAGAATCTGCTTTCTAAGTTATTTTCAAGTTTGGCATATTTTGGTTTATATTTTCCCCTCTCTTTATTCTTGAGAAAAAAATACATGTGTTATATGTAGTTGATTTTCTTAGAAATCATTTTATAATTCCTTTCTATTAAATGTGTGATTTCTAATACATTGgtaaaaaaaatactttaaataacaaattgttagttggtctagtggtgattgaCCCTAaatttggtagggagaaccacggtttaATGTCAGAACTGACCCCCAAACCGGACTAAATCGatggtgataaaccaaaaaaaaaaatacttatgaTTTATATCGGTTTGGGTTCATAACGTGCCTAAAATTTAAATATGTCGTTGTTTCATTCTAAAGGTCCAATTTCGAccaataaattttgatttttgactaATTCGATCATATCGGTTTGTCTAATAAATCGGATGAGTTTGATCCGTTTAATATTTATTAGgctaaaattcataaaaattatttttataaaatttacaattatttatttttcaattaaaaaaaactatcaaaactttagaaaagcaaaaagaagaattatttttttatcattgaaaaaaattatcattatgcaataatatttcaatattaatttgatcattatcataaTTTAAATCACAAGTTAAATAACACTCAAAATTTCATATTACATGTTATTGTATTCTTATGAGTAAACTAtgtttattaaattataaaagtgataataatataacaatattataaaCTCCATTTTTATAATGGATCAATGTATagtaataaaactaaaaaaataaatattaattaagtttggttggatttgatttctaaCGAATATAAAATAATCATTTGAGTTCAGTCGAATCAACTCTATATTACCTAAATTAAGCAACTGAATCAAACCGACAATCGATCCAATCCGAACCATTTGTATAAAACGTACAATGAATCGGTCGGTTTCAATCGGGTAGTTGAAATTTGTCCACCCCTATTAAAAAGTATAACATAAAAAACAAAGTACAGAAGAGCATACTAATGACACAAGAAGTATTAAAAACTACAACAAAGAAACCAAACAAATACAAATAGAATAAGAAAAATTACAAGGACAAAAAGCAAAACAAACCACCACAAGCCACCTCTAGAAAAAATAGTCTTCTAAGATCTAGACTCCAATAAAGAATCAAGTTAGAATTCAAGTCAAGTAGACTGTCAACACTTGATCAGAGAccaccaaagaaaggaggaaagGAACCCCCACACTTTCAATCGGGCTAAAGTCTCAATTTGTTATTGATCAATCCAAAGGATAAGGTTCAAAAGTCATTTTATGAAGAAACAAGAGTTCTCcgcttttttcttttatacaacCTTCACATTTGTTGGAGAACAAAAAACCGCAATATCTTTTCAGACTCTCCAAATGGTCCAAACAACGGGATGTGTCAGATTAAAGAAAAAAACCTCTAGACTTCACTCGACTATCTAAAGAAAGGAGATTAAGGTCCTTACGGAGAACTATTTGTTACCTCAATCATTTGAAAATCCTATACCAGACGCTATTAACTAAATCACAAATGAAAAATAAGTGAGAAGTTGATTTGATGAAAACACCGCAAAAAGGATACATGATAACATCAAACTCCACAACCACCTTTcccttaaataatttttttaaggagAACCTATCAAAAAGAAGTAGCTAAATAACATAATCATCTCAAATTATCCCAAATTACTATTTATatagtaaaattataattattgtaTTAGAGTGCATGGTTAAAACTTAGATTTGTAATTTTGTTTATCTAAAGCTTAAATTTGAGATGACACTTGAATTGCTGGTGCAATGGTAAAAACATAGATTTGTAATTTCAATTTACCATGTaaggctggaaatgagtcgagttgagtcgaactcgcctcagctcagtttgacttattaagaattgaccgagttcgagttcgagtttaagacgaactttttttcagcttaaactcgactcgttaagaattggccgagtttaaGTTCGAGTTCAAGTATATCACGAACTTTTTTCAactcaaactcgacttgttagaagttcacgaacatctcgGTTCAACTCGTTTATTTCacgaacttatatatatatatatatatgatattttaaattaatattttttaaataaaaaatatagaaataaaataaaagttataagattggaatttatacgatgttaattttacttgtataattatttgtagaaatattttctcacttgagaatataaattatcaattaaaaccgttagattaaaataaaatatgataataaaatttagagcaaatcttcaaacctactcttaaagacaatataatctatctcatatataatcgagttgactcatgaacataacgagtcgaactatgtatagttcaagttcagttcatttagttaacgaacttagtttttagctcatactcagctcatttgattcatgaacctagttcaacgatttaattttcgaatcgaaTTTCGAACCATTTTCAAGTTAATTTGGTTCATTGTCAGCCCTACTACCATGTCTGCATTATGGTAAGAGAAATTGTAAATTTGTTCTTTAATATCATTTAAATTAATGAATTTTTTCCTCTTTACCTATTTATCTATAAGATATTGAATTAAGAGTTATACAATTAATgaaatacatattttaataataattaacggatttatggaaaataattttatatgatCAATATATTTGGAAAAGAATTTTGAAGATCTCAGAATTGTGAAAGAGAGAAAGTATGAAATTATTTGCATTATTGTGTCTGTTTAGGTGGTCATAGTTTTGCAAAAGTAGAGAAGTAACTCCTAAGATTCTAAGGCAACTCATACAGAGAGACACACACTTGAAACCTCTTTTTTATCTATCAAAGatctttaaaatgttttcaaacaTGAGCCAAGTAATTATGATACTTCCAACTTTCTTTGTGAAGCATTTTTGAACTAACCAATCGATGGGACCTTAAGATAATTAATTAGAAGATATTTTAAACTACCCAATAGATTAGGACATTAAAACAATCAATTAGAAGATTTTTGAACTAACCAATCGATTGGGACCTTAAGTCAATTGATTGGGAGAAGCCTAAACAATTTGTTAATCAATTATGCAGTATCTTAATGACTGGCAACGACTCCTTATCTAAACTTTCTAAAATAGGCAAAGATAATTGATTATTTAGGTAACTCAATCGATTAGAACTTTATGTCAATCAATCAGGGCATTAAAAATTCTCatggatcattttattttttgatttttttcatcTCCTAAATAAAAGACTCCTCTTCATTTCACACAATTTCTCTGAAGTTTTCATTTTTCTTTAGAATTtatctctctttcttcttcttctactagttcttcttcttcttctctcacacacactctctctaaaataatattttattacacTCAAGTTGTCTTAGTACTTTTGAGTGAAACACTACTTGAAAGGAAGAAATTGTTTGAATGAAGTGTCATTggctatttttatttatttattttattcttgaaGCTTCTTAATTGATTTTTGAATTGGCTAATCTTTGCTTGAGTTTGAGATGAAAAATATACTTGCATATTCTTCCAAATCTGAAAGACATGATCACATTTAACCATTCTAGTATGCCGGGGGAGACATGGAGGCCAACAACCATGTGAGAACAATTTGATCTTGACGTTCCCATATATCAAAGTCTTATTGTTCTTGTTTTTTCTTTATAGACATTTGTGAGAAATTGTTTTGACTTTCCACCTTGAGCAATTTCATCTGCATTCTTGAACAATTTTGTACTTTTAATTTGCTTAAACGACTTGTTGCCTTTATGCAAGAAAGTTATTGACATTCAATTTAATTGAGACAGATCGGGTGGATGTTGAGATTACGATACCATTGATAGAGGAGAAGGATACAAGTTAGGTTTCAAACTGTTAATACCATATTgaatcaaataattaattaaattaaataattgaataagcAAATAGTATGCTTGTAGCACAAGTAATTGAATCAAAATTGGCTTAACTAGTTTGCTTAACTAACTAGAGGAATATTAGGAGATCATAACCAACTTAACTAATTCTATTTGAGATTATCTAATATTGGTGATGATATTTTTTAGCTTTAACAcaaaaatagaaattatttgaaaactttttttagttttaaatttcaTGAAAAaactattataatattaaataaaaaatcaatttaactctatttttatgaaagatattttaatttcacaattaatttttaaattcaaaaactCACATGATATATTTCAAATTAAAGTTAGAATCTTAATAAACACGTGGAAGTGCCTTCATGTCCATCTTTACACCCAAAAAAACATTGATTGCATTGCATCTACTATCATGTCCCTTTCTTCATCAAGAATGTGTATGCAAGTGTTGACACCAATAATCCATTCTTGTGGGCATAGAAAGGAGTTTTTGTAAGTGATTAAAGGATAGTATTATTCTGTGACAGTATAAATTCTACTAGTCTTCTTCAGAACATAGAATCCACTGTTTGCATGATATTATTGAAAGAAGCCATTGACAAATGTTGATCTAATGGCCAAAGTTTTATCCAAACAAGATAAGATGAACATGGCATTAACATCATCCTCGTAATACCTTGTAAAGGAAGAACCAATAGGGTTTGGATGATATCACACATGTTTCTTCCTATATGGAGTATCTCAAATTTAACTCTTGAGAATATAACAAGGAAGGTTAAAAATATGAAATTAAGTAACTTTATAATAGATTTTAATCACAATGATATATTAATTTGTTAATCTGTTTAAATATAGatccaattatttatttaaatatattcatTTGTAATAAGTTTAATTTAAGTATATTCGTAAAGAAAATGGCCTCACATTTGGTACCATTAAGAAATTAGGTACTCTTTTAGTGTCACTAACACATGTGGTAGTGAGAATTTAATTACAGGAGATGTCAATACAAAGACATAGCCACGGATTAATATTCCATATATGTGATATCTCAGTGTGTTATGTTGTcataaagtgttcattcttctGAAAATACAATGATATAGGCAAAATTCGAGATTCATGCATAAATATCAAAGTGTAGCCCCTTTTAGCAATCAAGCATTGAAAGCAAAAGGATGAATAAATGAT includes these proteins:
- the LOC131618123 gene encoding histidine-containing phosphotransfer protein 4-like, which gives rise to MERNTKSRRQLVAMKQSLFDQGLLDEQFIQLEELQDDANPNFVEEIVTLYYRDSLRLITSIEQALKERNMLDFNKLDTLMHQFTGSSSSIGAKKVKAECNLFREYCSAGNIEGCLKSFHQLKKEYASLKKKLEAYFQLARQVGDLEAECHSK